Within Pseudomonas paeninsulae, the genomic segment TGCTGTTCGCCGCTGCCGGGCTGGTTCAGGCAGCGGATGACGCCAAGACCATAGTCGATAGCTACATGGCCGCCTGGAACGCCCACGACGCCGACCTGGCCGCAACTTTCCTGGCCGAGGACGCGGTGTACTTCGATGCCACCGTCGGCACCCCGCAGAACGGCAAAGCGGCGGCGCGCGACAATGTGATCAAGGTATTCATCGGCGCGGTGCCGGACCTGAGCTGGAAGATGACCAGCGCGCCGATCGTCGGCGCCGATGGCATCGCCTTTCAGTGGCTCTTCAGCGGCACCAACAGCGGCGCCTGGGGCCCCGACACCCCGGCCACCGGCAAGCCGCTGAGCTTCGAGGGGGTCAGTTTCATCCGTATCAAGGACGGCAAGATCGCCTACCAGGGCGACTACTACGACGCCCTCGGTTTCAACAAGCAGTTGGGCTGGTAAGGCCACCGCGCCGCCGGCCCGAGCCGGCGGCGCCACCTGCGCAACGACCTCCCCCCGCCAACACCACCCCCATGCAGTTCGTCGCTTAATCTGGGGGAAATCCTCAAATAGTGTTTTCCATCACACACTGCCTCTATGCGCTCACTAATTGACGTCGGTAGGATGGCGGCCAAATCGAGTAAACCTCGATTAAGGCTATGGATGGCTCAACAGTCCAGCGCAGACAGCCCCAACCATGCCCCGACTTTCAGTCACCCTCGCCCGCACGTTGCCCATTGCCCTGACAACCCTGCTGAGCATGGCTGGCAGCCACTGCCTTGGCGCTGACCAGACAGAAGTCCGCGCCCTGACTCAGGCCATCGAGCAGGCACGGCTGAGCAGCTGGCGCAGCCTGATCGAGCAGGGCGGCGTCTTGGACGAGCGCAGCAAGCTGCAAACGGTCAACGACTTCATCAATCGCGCGGTGAGCTACGGGACCGATCGCGAAATATGGGGCGCGGACGAATACTGGGCGACGCCGCTGCAGACCCTGTCACGCGGCCGCGGCGACTGCGAAGACTTCGCCATCGGCAAGTACTTCAGCCTGGTAGAGATGGGCGTGCCCAGCGAGAAACTGCGCCTGACCTTCGTCAAGGCCCTGGCGCTCAACCAGGCGCATATGGTGCTGGCCTACTACCCGAGTCAGACGGCGCAGCCACTGATCCTCGACAACCTCGACCCGCAGATCAAGCTGGCCGACGAACGCCGCGACCTGCTGCCGGTGTATGCCTTCAATAACCACGGGGTCTTCCTGGCCAAGGCGCCGCAGCAAAAATCCGGGCAATCGCCGCAGTCGCTCTCACGCTGGAGCGATGTCAGCGAGCGAGTCATCGCCGATGAAGCGCGCCTGCGGGCAAACCAGAGCTGATCGTCAACGCGGCGCCAGGTGCGCCACCATCAGCTGCACGCTTTCCCGGCCACGGTACTCGTTGACGTCCAGTTTGTAGGCCAGCTCGACCCAGCGCACGGTGGGATTGGGCCAGACCTCGCGGTCGATGTTGAAGGCGATGCCATCCAGGGTCTGGCCGCCGCACTCGGTCTTCAGCACCAACTTGAGGTGTTTGTCACCGACCAGGCGCTGCTGGACCACCTGAAACACCCCGTGGAACAGCGGCTCGGGAAAATGCTGGCCCCAGGGCCCGGCATTGCGCAGTTCCTTGGCCAGGGGTAGATGAAACTCTTCCACTGACAAGGCGCCATCGGACAGCAGGCGCCCGGTCAGGTCGTCTTCGTCAAGCTGACGCCGCACCTCGGCATCGAAGGCCACGGCAAAGGCACCGAAGTTGGCTTCAGGCAGCGACAAACCCGCCGCCATGGCGTGCCCGCCGAACTTGCTGATCAGCTGCGGATGCTTGGCCGCGACGGCATCCAGGGCATCGCGGATATGAAAGCCCGCCACTGAGCGCGCCGACCCTTTGAGTACACCGGCGCCGGCATCGGCAAAGGCAATGGTCGGCCGGTGGTAACGCTCTTTCAGGCGCGAGGCGAGGATACCGATCACACCCTGGTGCCAATCCGCGTCGAACAGGCACAGACCGAATGGCATGTCTTCCAGCGGCAGATCCTTGAGCTGGGCCAAGGCCTCGCGCTGCATGCCCTGCTCGATGGCTTTGCGGTCCTGGTTGAGCTGATCCAGCTCCACTGCCATGTCGCGGGCCAGCGCTTCATCTTCACAAAGCAGGCATTCGATCCCCAGGCTCATGTCATCCAGCCGTCCCGCTGCATTCAGGCGCGGGCCGATGATAAACCCCAGATCCGTGGAGGTAATACGCTCCGCTTGACGCCCGGCCACGTCGAGAATTGCGCGCAAGCCCGGCCGTGCGCGGCCGGCACGAATCCGCGCCAGGCCCTGATGCACGAGGATGCGGTTATTGGCGTCCAGCGGCACCACGTCGGCGACGCTGCCCAACGCCACCAGGTCGAGCAGCTCGGCCAGATTCGGCTCCGGGCGCTGCGCACTGAACCAGTTCAGCTCGCGCAACCGCGCACGCAGCGCCAGCAGCACGTAGAAAATCACCCCGACCCCGGCCATCGCCTTGCTCGGGAACTCGCAGCCCAGTTGGTTGGGATTGACGATCGCATCCGCTGCCGGCAGCTCGGCGCCGGGCAAGTGATGATCGGTGACCAGCACCATCAGTCCCGCCGCCTTGGCCGCCGCCACGCCCTCGACGCTGGAAATGCCGTTGTCCACGGTAATCAACAACTGCGGTTGGCGCTGCAGCGCCACTGCAACGATTTCCGGAGTCAGGCCGTAGCCGTACTCGAAGCGGTTCGGCACCAGGTAGTCGACATGGGCCGCGCCGAGCATGCGCAAACCAAGCATGCCAACCGTGCTGGCAGTGGCACCATCGGCATCGAAGTCACCGACGATCAGCATCCGCTGGCCTTGCTCCAGGGCTTGCACCAGCAACTCGACCGCCGCCTCGATGCCCTTCAACTGCTGGTAAGGGATCAGCCGTGCCAGGCCCTTGTCCAGTTCGGCCACCGATTGCACGCCACGAGCGGCATACAAACGGGTCAACAACGGCGGCAGATTACCCAGATCGGGCAAGATGGCGGGTAACGGTCGGGCTTCGATACGCATGGTGGCTTTATCTTGTAGGGCGGGTGCAACCCGCCGGATTCAAAAGGTGGCGGGTTGCACCCGCCCTACGGCCTGGCGCGGAGCCATCGGCTGTGTTCCCACGCTGGTGCGTGGGCACACTCATCGCGGTCAGGGTCGCGGCAACAATACAAGCGCTTCAGCGTTCGCCAATCAGCCACTCGATCGGCACTTCATGCTGACCGCGCTCATCGGTGACGAACAACTCGCCGTCGCTGATCATCACGCTCCAGCTCAGCGCCCGCGGCATGTCCAGCGCCAGGCTGGCCAGCGCCTCCTGATCCAGCGCCACCACGTTGATGTTCTTCAGGCTGCGCACCGGCGCGAGCACCTTGGCCTGCCACACGCGCAAGTTGCCGTAGGCCACCAGGCTGAACTTCTCGGTGCGTCGCGAACACCAGGTGATGCGATCGCTATCGGGTTGACCGACTTCGATCCAGTGCAGCACACGGTCGTCCAGGCTCTTTTCCCACAGCGCCGGCTCATCCACGTCCGACAGGCCACGGCCGAAAGCCAGTTGCTCGTCATAGAACAACGCATAGCCAATCAGCCGCGCGGCCAGGCGCTCTTCGGTTTCCGACGGGTGCTTGGCCACGGTGAAGCGCAGGCTTTGATAGACGCTGCGGTCGATGTCGGTAAGGTTCAGATCGATCTTGTAGGTGGTTGACGGCAGGGCCATTGGCGGGCTTCTTGGCTGGGCAAATAAGCCAGCAAGTCTACCCGATGCCGCCCGCTCACGTTAGAGTCACGACCACCGCCTGATAGATGGAAGCGCCATGCAACTGCCCAGCAAACCCCTCACCGGCCTGAAAGTGATCGAACTCGGCAGCCTGATTGCTGGCCCCTTCGCCGCGCGTATCTGCGCCGAATTCGGTGCCGAGGTGATCAAGGTCGAGTCGCCCGATGGCGGCGATCCCTTGCGCAAGTGGCGCAAGCTCTACGAAGGCACATCGCTGTGGTGGTTCGTGCAGGCGCGCAACAAGCGCTCGATCACCCTCAACCTCAAGCACGAGCAAGGCCTGGAAGTGCTGAAGAAGCTGCTCGGCGAGGCCGACATCCTGATCGAGAACTTTCGCCCCGGGGTGCTGGAAAAACTCGGCCTGGGCTGGGAGGTGTTGCATGCGCTCAACCCCAAGCTGGTGATGGTGCGCCTGTCCGGCTTTGGCCAGAGCGGTCCGATGAAGGATCAGCCGGGCTTCGGCGCGGTGGGCGAAGCCATGGGCGGGCTGCGTTATATCACCGGCTTCGAGGATCGGCCGCCGGTGCGCACCGGCATTTCCATCGGCGATTCGATTGCCGCCCTGTGGGGTGTGATCGGTGCGCTGATGGCCCTGCGTCACCGCGAGGTCAACGGCGGCCAGGGCCAGGTGGTGGATGTGGCGCTGTATGAAGCGATCTTCGCCATGATGGAGTCGATGGTGCCGGAGTTCGACGTGTTCGGCTTCATTCGCGAGCGCAGCGGCAATATCATGCCCGGCATCACGCCGTCCTCGATCCACACCAGCAGCGATGGCAAGCACATCCAGATCGGCGCCAACGGCGATGCGATCTTCAAACGCTTCATGCAGGCCATCGACCGCCATGACCTGGCCGAAGACCCGAGCCTGGCCAGCAACGACGGCCGCGACGCCCGCCGCGACGAGCTGTACGGGGTCATCGACCGCTGGGTCGGCGGACTGCCGCTGGAGCAGGTACTGGCCACGCTGAACCAGGCCGAAGTACCGGCCAGTCGCATCTTCAGCGCCGAGGACATGTTCAACGACCCGCAATACCTCGCCCGCGAGATGCTCCTCAGCGCCAAGCTGCCGGACGGCACGCCATTCAAGATGCCCGGCATAGTGCCCAAGCTGTCCGACACCCCGGGCGGCGTCGAGTGGACAGGCCCGCAACTGGGCGAACACACCGAGCAGATCCTCGCTGCGCTAGGCTATAGCCATGCAGCTGTTACCGAACTGCGCCGCAACGGCGCCATCTGAATCAGCCCAGGAGCAGAGCCATGCTTGCCGATGAACCCGCACTGCCCGAGGACGTGCTGCTGGTTTTGCGCCAGGACAGGCGCGAGGAGGCCATCGAACTGCTGCAGGTACGCCAGGGGATAAGCGCGCAAGAAGCCGAAAAACGGATCCACCGCTACCTGGAGGAAAACCCGCAGATCCGCCTGCGCGGCCCTGGAATACTGATTCACAGCAAGCTCAACGCCCTGATCTGGCTGGGCCTGATCGTGCTCATGGCGCTGACCTACTTGCTGCTGGCCGGCTGAGACAGCAGCGCGCCCAGATCTCACACCCACGAAAAAGGCCGGCACCTTGCGGTAACCGGCCTTGGCCCAATCGCGCGCACCGTTACAGTGGCTTGCCGCGATTGCCGTGCTGGGTGACAAAACCCTGCACCGTTTTCAGGTCATTGGCCAGCACCGTGCAGCGCTCTTCGCGCTCGAACAGATCAGCCAGATGCGGTGGCAACGCCGGAGCCTGGCCGACGCCGGCCTGCTCCACCGCCTCGGGGAACTTCACCGGGTGTGCAGTCCCCAGGATGACCATGGGCGTGGCCAGACTGCGCCGACATTCACGGGCCGCACGCACGCCAATGGCGGTGTGCGGATCGAGCAGCTCACCGCACTCGGCGAACACGTCGGCGATGGTTTCGCAGGTCGTCCGGTCGTCTACCGCCAACGAGTCGAACAACTTGCGCGCCTCGGTCCAACGCTCTTCTTCCACGCTGAAACCGCCACCCTGCTTGAAGTTGCTCATCAGCCCGGCAATCGCCGCACCGTTGCGCCCGTGCAGGTCGAACAGCAGGCGTTCGAAGTTCGACGAAACCATGATGTCCATGGACGGCGACAGTGTCGGGTACAGGTCGCCCTTGACGTACTGATTACCGCTCATGAAGCGATGGAGAATGTCGTTGCGGTTGGTCGCGACGATCAGCTGACTGATCGGCAGGCCCATGTTGCGCGCCAGGTAGCCGGCGAAGATATCGCCGAAGTTGCCAGTCGGCACCGAGAACGCAATGGAGCGCGCCGGACCGCCGAGCTGCAGGGCGGCGTGAAAGTAGTAGACGATCTGGGCCATGATCCGCGCCCAGTTGATCGAGTTGACCGCCACCAGACGCGTGCCCTTGAGGAAGCTCTGGTCGGCGAAGCTATCCTTGACCATCTCCTGGCAGTCGTCGAAGTTGCCTTCCACGGCGATGTTGTGGATGTTCTCGCCGAGAGTGGTGGTCATCTGCCGGCGCTGCACTTCGGACACCCGGTTATGCGGATGGAGGATGAAGATGTCGACGTTGTCGCAGGCCTTGCAGCCTTCGATGGCCGCCGAACCGGTGTCACCCGAGGTAGCCCCCATGATCACCACGCGCTCGTTGCGCTTGGCCAACACATAGTCGAGCAAACGACCGAGTAACTGCAGGGCGAAGTCCTTGAACGCCAGGGTCGGGCCGTGGAACAGTTCGAGCACCCACTCGTTGCCATTCAGCTGACGCAGTGGCGCCACCGCGCCGTGGGCGAACACGCCATCTGGGCCGGCCGCGTAGGTCTCTTCAAGAATCTTCTTGAAATCGGCATCCGGAATGCTGCCGGTCACGAACGGACGCATCACCCGGAAGGCCAGTTCGTGGTAGGGCAAGCCGGCCCAGGAGGCGATTTCTTCCTGGGTAAAGCGTGGCAGGTTTTCCGGTACGTAGAGACCGCCATCACTGGCCAGGCCAGCCAGCAGAACGTCTTCGAAATTCAGGGCCGGTGCCTGGCCGCGGGTACTGATATAGCGCATGGTTGGCAAACCTTCGGTTTGAGCTGCAAGCTTCAAGCGGTAAGCCGCACGCGCCTGCTGCGCGGGCGGCTTGCTGCGGGTTAGTTCAACTGTTCGACGCGGATGCGCATGACTTTGCCAACGACATCGTCCAGCGCCTCCAAGGCGGCCAGCGCCTCATCGATACGCGCCTCGACCACCCGATGGGTCACCAGAATCATCGGCACCAGGCCGTCGTGTTCTTCGACTTCCTTCTGCATGATCGACTCGATGTTGATCCCACGCTGCGACAGGATGCTCGCCACCTGAGCCAGCACGCCGGGATGGTCCTTGGCCTGAATGCGCAGGTAGTAGGCACTCTCGCACGCCGCGATCGGCAGAATCGGGTGATCGGACAACGAATCCGGCTGGAAGGCCAGGTGCGGCACACGATTGGTCGGGTCGGTGGTCAGGGCGCGCACCACGTCGACCAGGTCGGCGATGACCGAGGAAGCGGTCGGCTCCATGCCGGCGCCAGCGCCGTAATACAGGCTCGAGCCCGCCGCGTCGCCATTGACCATCACCGCGTTCATCACGCCATTGACGTTGGCGATCAGGCGATCGGCCGGGATCAATGTCGGGTGCACCCGCAGTTCGATACCGGCGTCGGTACGACGCGCCACGCCCAGGTGCTTGATGCGATAACCCAGGGCTTCGGCATAGCCCACGTCAGCCGTGGTCAGCTTGGTGATGCCTTCGGTGTAGGCCTTGTCGAATTGCAGCGGAATGCCGAAGGCGATGGAGGCGAGGATGGTCAGCTTGTGCGCCGCATCGATGCCTTCGACGTCGAAGGTCGGATCGGCTTCGGCATAGCCGAGCGCCTGCGCCTCTTTGAGCACGTCGTCGAACGCCCGGCCTTTCTCGCGCATTTCGCTGAGGATGAAGTTGCCGGTGCCGTTGATGATCCCGGCCAACCAGTTGATGCGATTGGCTGCCAGCCCCTCGCGAATCGCCTTGATCACCGGGATGCCACCCGCCACCGCAGCCTCGAACGCGACTATCACGCCCTTCTCGCGCGCCCGGGCGAAGATCTCATTGCCATGCACGGCGATCAGCGCCTTGTTTGCGGTGACCACGTGCTTGCCGTTGTCGATGGCCTTGAGCACCAGCTCACGGGCCAGCGTATAGCCCCCGATCAGCTCGATGACGATCTCGATCTCGGGATTGTCGACCAGCTCGAATACATCGTGGGTAATGGGGGTACCGGTAATGTCGCACTGCGGGTTCTGCGAACGCAGCGCAATTTGCGCCACTTCAATATCACGCCCGGCACGCCGCGCGATTTCCTCGGCGTTGCGCTTGAGCACGTTGAAGGTACCGCCACCGACGGTACCGAGCCCACAGATGCCTACTTTGACCGGTTTCACACTGAACTCCCCATCTGCACTGCGTAAAACGGCCGGAGCTAGCTCCGGCCGCAGAAAAGAAAAAAGAGCCGCACCTTACGAAGCGGCTGTTTATTAGTCAATCGGGCCGAGGCCCACAATCACTCGGCTTCGAGCGCCAGCTTGGACAATTGCGCCGCTGGCTGGTAACCGGGTATCAACTTGCCATTGGCCAAGACGATCGCCGGTGTGCCATTGACCCCGATCATCTGCCCCAGGGCATACTGCTTGGCCACCGGATTGTCACATTCGGCAGCGGGTACCTCCTGGCGCGTCTTGGCCAGGTTCATCGCCGCCTGGCGGTCCTTGGCACACCAGACGCTGACCAGTTCCTTATAGGCCGGACTCTCCAATCCCTGGCGCGGAAACGCCACGTAACGCACCTCGACGCCCAGGCGATTGAGTTCCGGGACTTCGCTGTGCAGCTTCTGGCAGTAACCGCAATCGGTGTCGGTGAACACGGTGATGTGGGTCTTGGGCTGCTTCGCCGCGAAGATCACCATTTCCTTGGTCGGAATGCCGTTTATTTCTTTACCAATAGCCTGGGTTTCATGCTGCTCGGTCAGGTTGACCGCCTTGCCGCCCTTGATTTGGAACAGATAGCCCTGCATGAGGAACTGGCCGTCGGCGCTGGCATACAACTGGCGGCCGCCCTTGAGCTGAATCTGATACAGACCGGGCATCTGACTCTCGGCAATCGCTTCGATTGGCAGGTCTGGCTGGATAGCCTGCAGGCTCTTGCGGATCACCAGATCAGGGTCGGCGGCCAAGCTCAAACTGCTGGCCAAGCCGAGGGCCACGGCTGCAAAAATACGGGTCACGCGCATGGATACTCCTAACGAGCGTAGGACAAACGAAGGTTGCAACAGCCTACCATAGATGCCCGCAAAGGCAGACCACAGCAGGTCGGACGGCCACCTCAGCCCCTTGGGTGGTGTTGGGCATGCAACTCCTGCAGGCGCGCCCGAGCGATATGGGTATAAATCTGCGTGGTCGACAGATCGCTGTGCCCCAGCA encodes:
- a CDS encoding ester cyclase; translated protein: MKTVLRSISFFLLFAAAGLVQAADDAKTIVDSYMAAWNAHDADLAATFLAEDAVYFDATVGTPQNGKAAARDNVIKVFIGAVPDLSWKMTSAPIVGADGIAFQWLFSGTNSGAWGPDTPATGKPLSFEGVSFIRIKDGKIAYQGDYYDALGFNKQLGW
- a CDS encoding transglutaminase-like cysteine peptidase encodes the protein MPRLSVTLARTLPIALTTLLSMAGSHCLGADQTEVRALTQAIEQARLSSWRSLIEQGGVLDERSKLQTVNDFINRAVSYGTDREIWGADEYWATPLQTLSRGRGDCEDFAIGKYFSLVEMGVPSEKLRLTFVKALALNQAHMVLAYYPSQTAQPLILDNLDPQIKLADERRDLLPVYAFNNHGVFLAKAPQQKSGQSPQSLSRWSDVSERVIADEARLRANQS
- the recJ gene encoding single-stranded-DNA-specific exonuclease RecJ, translated to MRIEARPLPAILPDLGNLPPLLTRLYAARGVQSVAELDKGLARLIPYQQLKGIEAAVELLVQALEQGQRMLIVGDFDADGATASTVGMLGLRMLGAAHVDYLVPNRFEYGYGLTPEIVAVALQRQPQLLITVDNGISSVEGVAAAKAAGLMVLVTDHHLPGAELPAADAIVNPNQLGCEFPSKAMAGVGVIFYVLLALRARLRELNWFSAQRPEPNLAELLDLVALGSVADVVPLDANNRILVHQGLARIRAGRARPGLRAILDVAGRQAERITSTDLGFIIGPRLNAAGRLDDMSLGIECLLCEDEALARDMAVELDQLNQDRKAIEQGMQREALAQLKDLPLEDMPFGLCLFDADWHQGVIGILASRLKERYHRPTIAFADAGAGVLKGSARSVAGFHIRDALDAVAAKHPQLISKFGGHAMAAGLSLPEANFGAFAVAFDAEVRRQLDEDDLTGRLLSDGALSVEEFHLPLAKELRNAGPWGQHFPEPLFHGVFQVVQQRLVGDKHLKLVLKTECGGQTLDGIAFNIDREVWPNPTVRWVELAYKLDVNEYRGRESVQLMVAHLAPR
- a CDS encoding YaeQ family protein, which codes for MALPSTTYKIDLNLTDIDRSVYQSLRFTVAKHPSETEERLAARLIGYALFYDEQLAFGRGLSDVDEPALWEKSLDDRVLHWIEVGQPDSDRITWCSRRTEKFSLVAYGNLRVWQAKVLAPVRSLKNINVVALDQEALASLALDMPRALSWSVMISDGELFVTDERGQHEVPIEWLIGER
- a CDS encoding CaiB/BaiF CoA transferase family protein, with the protein product MQLPSKPLTGLKVIELGSLIAGPFAARICAEFGAEVIKVESPDGGDPLRKWRKLYEGTSLWWFVQARNKRSITLNLKHEQGLEVLKKLLGEADILIENFRPGVLEKLGLGWEVLHALNPKLVMVRLSGFGQSGPMKDQPGFGAVGEAMGGLRYITGFEDRPPVRTGISIGDSIAALWGVIGALMALRHREVNGGQGQVVDVALYEAIFAMMESMVPEFDVFGFIRERSGNIMPGITPSSIHTSSDGKHIQIGANGDAIFKRFMQAIDRHDLAEDPSLASNDGRDARRDELYGVIDRWVGGLPLEQVLATLNQAEVPASRIFSAEDMFNDPQYLAREMLLSAKLPDGTPFKMPGIVPKLSDTPGGVEWTGPQLGEHTEQILAALGYSHAAVTELRRNGAI
- the thrC gene encoding threonine synthase, which codes for MRYISTRGQAPALNFEDVLLAGLASDGGLYVPENLPRFTQEEIASWAGLPYHELAFRVMRPFVTGSIPDADFKKILEETYAAGPDGVFAHGAVAPLRQLNGNEWVLELFHGPTLAFKDFALQLLGRLLDYVLAKRNERVVIMGATSGDTGSAAIEGCKACDNVDIFILHPHNRVSEVQRRQMTTTLGENIHNIAVEGNFDDCQEMVKDSFADQSFLKGTRLVAVNSINWARIMAQIVYYFHAALQLGGPARSIAFSVPTGNFGDIFAGYLARNMGLPISQLIVATNRNDILHRFMSGNQYVKGDLYPTLSPSMDIMVSSNFERLLFDLHGRNGAAIAGLMSNFKQGGGFSVEEERWTEARKLFDSLAVDDRTTCETIADVFAECGELLDPHTAIGVRAARECRRSLATPMVILGTAHPVKFPEAVEQAGVGQAPALPPHLADLFEREERCTVLANDLKTVQGFVTQHGNRGKPL
- a CDS encoding homoserine dehydrogenase, which translates into the protein MKPVKVGICGLGTVGGGTFNVLKRNAEEIARRAGRDIEVAQIALRSQNPQCDITGTPITHDVFELVDNPEIEIVIELIGGYTLARELVLKAIDNGKHVVTANKALIAVHGNEIFARAREKGVIVAFEAAVAGGIPVIKAIREGLAANRINWLAGIINGTGNFILSEMREKGRAFDDVLKEAQALGYAEADPTFDVEGIDAAHKLTILASIAFGIPLQFDKAYTEGITKLTTADVGYAEALGYRIKHLGVARRTDAGIELRVHPTLIPADRLIANVNGVMNAVMVNGDAAGSSLYYGAGAGMEPTASSVIADLVDVVRALTTDPTNRVPHLAFQPDSLSDHPILPIAACESAYYLRIQAKDHPGVLAQVASILSQRGINIESIMQKEVEEHDGLVPMILVTHRVVEARIDEALAALEALDDVVGKVMRIRVEQLN
- a CDS encoding thioredoxin fold domain-containing protein, translating into MRVTRIFAAVALGLASSLSLAADPDLVIRKSLQAIQPDLPIEAIAESQMPGLYQIQLKGGRQLYASADGQFLMQGYLFQIKGGKAVNLTEQHETQAIGKEINGIPTKEMVIFAAKQPKTHITVFTDTDCGYCQKLHSEVPELNRLGVEVRYVAFPRQGLESPAYKELVSVWCAKDRQAAMNLAKTRQEVPAAECDNPVAKQYALGQMIGVNGTPAIVLANGKLIPGYQPAAQLSKLALEAE